Proteins encoded in a region of the Sphingomonas sp. OV641 genome:
- a CDS encoding sulfurtransferase, with product MDPLVSAQWLAAEIGARDLRLADCTWFLPGDGRDAAAEYLAGHIPGAVFLDLAEMTDTETSLPMMLPGPEKFASRMGRLGLGDGTRIVLYDQSPHHTAARGWAMLRSFGITDVAILDGGLDAWGRAGGALAIGEEAPRPRHITPRDRGRAIRDLMHMKAVQASGAEQIVDARSPSRFAGAEAEPRAGVTPGHIPGSTNLHYARFFREDGTWKDVDALRALFNDAGIDLERPMVATCGSGVTAAVIAFAAHLLGREVPVYDGSWAEWGADPATPKETGA from the coding sequence ATGGACCCACTTGTCTCCGCCCAATGGCTTGCCGCCGAGATCGGCGCGCGTGATCTTCGCCTTGCCGATTGCACCTGGTTTCTGCCCGGTGATGGACGGGACGCCGCGGCGGAATATCTCGCCGGGCACATCCCCGGCGCGGTCTTTCTTGACCTGGCGGAGATGACCGACACGGAAACGAGCCTGCCGATGATGCTGCCCGGACCGGAGAAGTTCGCCAGCCGGATGGGCCGGCTGGGGCTTGGCGATGGCACGCGGATCGTGCTGTACGACCAGTCTCCGCATCACACCGCGGCGCGCGGCTGGGCCATGTTGCGCAGCTTCGGCATCACCGATGTCGCCATTCTCGACGGCGGGCTGGATGCGTGGGGCAGGGCCGGTGGTGCGCTGGCGATCGGCGAGGAAGCGCCGCGGCCGCGGCACATCACGCCGCGCGATCGCGGCCGCGCCATCCGCGATCTGATGCACATGAAGGCCGTGCAGGCCAGCGGCGCCGAACAGATCGTCGACGCACGCTCCCCAAGCCGCTTTGCCGGGGCCGAAGCGGAGCCGCGCGCGGGCGTGACCCCCGGGCATATACCTGGTTCGACCAACCTTCATTACGCCCGCTTCTTCCGCGAAGATGGCACATGGAAGGACGTGGACGCGCTGCGCGCCCTCTTCAACGACGCCGGTATCGACCTCGAGCGGCCGATGGTGGCGACCTGCGGCTCAGGCGTGACCGCCGCGGTGATCGCCTTTGCCGCGCATCTGCTGGGGCGCGAGGTGCCGGTCTATGACGGAAGCTGGGCGGAGTGGGGCGCCGATCCCGCCACGCCGAAGGAGACCGGGGCATGA